The Arthrobacter sp. OAP107 DNA segment ATCAGAGTTTCTACAGGCACCGCATATCGGTCGCCATCGGACGCATAGACGACACCAACCAGTTGCCCAGCATCGTTGATGAGTGGGCTTCCCGAACTGCCATGCTCGATCGGGGCATCATTCACGAGCATGGGAATAGACGACCACCCGACAGGGTCGGGAGCATACCCCAAAACCCGTCCGTGAGTCGTGGTCAGCGGGCCACCCAGGGGATAGCCAACTGCGGTAACGTTCGTCCCCTCATCAGGGTTCGCGGTGGCCAGAGCAATCGTCGCGGGCAACGCTTCCTTCGTCCAGACCAAGGCTAGGTCGGCTACGACCGCGGCGCCGGCTGTGGCGACCTCAATGTCATGCCCGTCATAGGTACTGACTTGGATGACAGCGGCGCCACCTATGACGTGGCGATTAGTAACGAATACGTGGTCGGAAATTGCAAAGCCGGAGCCCCTCGCAACACCTCCGC contains these protein-coding regions:
- a CDS encoding serine protease, which gives rise to MSETSPAHSAPVTHTVPPTHSVDQVEAHGFTDYERAALRVRNVGCGGVARGSGFAISDHVFVTNRHVIGGAAVIQVSTYDGHDIEVATAGAAVVADLALVWTKEALPATIALATANPDEGTNVTAVGYPLGGPLTTTHGRVLGYAPDPVGWSSIPMLVNDAPIEHGSSGSPLINDAGQLVGVVYASDGDRYAVPVETLIQVLNNPDNYASSANCDGVLGQ